Part of the Lytechinus variegatus isolate NC3 chromosome 16, Lvar_3.0, whole genome shotgun sequence genome, ACAGGAATTACAATGTGTGATAAACACGAGGAACCTGCTTCTGCTGATCATTGCATTACCACcatctcacaaagagttgcgattgatccagtCAACCTCAAATACTTGGAAATCCAccattgtcataactttttcttcaggaaattgcAAAATGTCCATTGTAAACAAGAAGCacaatgaattttcaagaagaCTATGTAGTAGTACACattatctagaaaatatttcaacaaGCATGCactttagatgttgacattgctggctttccatagttgtggttgattggatcaatcacaactctttgatGTAAGATGGGGCCTCAGATGCCTGCATTTCCACCGATTAAATCACCAATATTATAAAcgtgtgcattatttgtttgaaTAACTATGAATAAAGGACATTCATAAAAGAAGTTAAACCTTGTGTAATAACTCCATCTGGTCACAACAGTCGAGTTTAAGTAATCTTTCTTTGCGATGAATTGTTTGCACATACCGGTATTTGTGGTATTGAGCCCAGTTGTTATTTATCAAGGATGTCatgtgaaagagaaaaaaagggcaaaatgtgtggaaagaaaagagagagagaggggagggggggggggtggagagaaGGGGTGGTTATTGCAACATCATTAcatttgataaaataatttcattatgaAAGTTGAAATCAATCCATAATCAGAACCAATTGATAAAGGTAGTATGATAAAAAGACAAAccacaaaacaaattgacacCAATTCAGTATCCATAATATTGGGAAAATTAtgtttcagtgatttttttttcaagtagagaaaaaaggagaatcccccccccccatgcaaaatggaagaaaagaaaacgaagggcgaaaaaagaagataaaaacaCGAGATTGTGTAAACTTGATATCACCCCAATGATTAAACTGGTAGCTCCTCCCCCCTtaaactcccccccccaaaaaaaaaaaatatatgtatatataacataacataaaaaaaCGATATAAAGTAACATTTTGATTTAGATCGTAATTCTCTTGCCTACCCTCATCAAATAatcagtttttattttttcatcggATTTGGCGCATGCGCGTTTTTGTTGACATTAGGGAAATTCCCTTCGCAACGCCCTCCTCTCCACGTGATGCCGCGCCCACTCAAAATATCACCGCATACCGCTGCTAAAGATTTTTTGGGCCTTCATCACTTCCAGCAACAGAGAATATTAGTaccattttcttgttttttcagCTGAAAAAGAACCCATTAGCTTAATATAAGGAACATAAGATGAACATAGTCCATTTCTGATCGACAAATTCCGGCTTAGCTCACCTAGGCTAACATAGAACCCACTGAAGATTCCACATCACTCATCAGCACgtcaaaagttttacttttaGCCTAGGTGGCTAGGTAGCAGCGGCTGTGACTGCGAGTGTGGATGGCTGTGCTCGCCGTGTGCATCGGCCTGGTCGGCCTACTTGCTCTCGCTGGTATCCTGCTTGTTGTGTTCATCATGTTCAAACTTCCGAAACTTCCTCCTGAAATTGACAGCAGAAGAAAAACCCAGATATTCTTGATACAGAGTGGACTCTTTGCATTGTTTGTAAGTATAATGCTAGAAATGGGGTAAATTCTGGGAGCTAGTAATACATTACTAGAGCTAGAGTAGACTTGTTTCTGTCTACACCTCCAGGGTAAGTAGCCAGGCAGGAGGCTTCTAGTAGgcctagagagtaaaaatcatttactaacgtaaggttattctcaacgaagccaggtcttcctttctATCCATTTGCGTTCACCACCAACAAACCTGAAACTCGCCttgagatttctactttctttctaaaagatctagccctaaatcacatgatgggatacaacttcatttccgacatttctacactatggattttatttttaaacaagtattcataaaaaaatgagaaaaaggtCATGAAAAGACAGTATAGAGACTTGCctgatgtttacgccgccatcttgttttcttttgtttttcaccTACGATACGGACGCTTGCGTCGCGTAACGTTGCAGGTGAGAGACTGCCAAAAAAGTCTTATGTTTCCTTTGTAAATTAGTAGTCTAATTTTTTACTGCTTTCTAATTTCTCTATATTCTTTAGCAATATCATTTGTTAAAAATTAATCACGTTTCATCaataattgattgaaaacttctcatttgttcttttaaacttatttttctcttcatccAGGTTAAGATGAAAGGAAAATTGAATGGGAAAAACTTTCTTGTCAATGCAAGGGAATCGGCAAACACATGGCTGAAACCGAAACCTTCAATTGTGACTGGGTCTACAGTCAAATCAAGTGTGCGGGACTTTAGCGGAGTAGCGGTGAGGTTTTATGAACCCATAGTAAAAGAGAGGAATGATCTACCGGGACTTGTCTTCATACATGGCGGAGGATTCATGTTTGGAAGCGCTGGTAAGTCCTGAACCCTTAACGTGTGATTAACACATATCTGTGCATCCActtttcatgtaattttcattttcatgctaTTATGCTTCTTGCATTTTGAGGAGTGCATTGCAttgcatgcatgagtgattcCATTGTTCAGTTCAGCTTGTGGTCGAGAGGTTTAGCATTATTGTCTCGGGAGTGATTCCTTTTTTCGTtattaataaaacaattaaatatagACTCTGAAAAAATGGCATTTGCTGATTACAGTGAATGGCATATTAAGGCCCTATAGCCCTTCTGTAGACTTTCAGAAATTTACAAAACTTATGTGTGATAGTTTTCAAAGtacaatgtaataataataataataggcatttgcgccatctatctagaaacatctattccgaggcacattgttattactattattaccccggctttagctcgagctgcctttcaacGGTCgtgcattcaaagaattaatcctgccgggtacccattcacctcacctgggtcgagtgcagcacagtgtggataaatttcttgctgaaggaaaacactccatgtctaggattcgaacccacaaccctctgtttgagagtcagaaccactagaccacgatgcgccCACAATGTCTTATGTACATTCCATTTTAAGAAAATTCTCTGCATTCAAAGTAACTTTGGAACCAAGATTCCACTTCACACTCATTGGCAAATGCCTTGGAATTGCAGCGCCCAATATTTGGAAAACATAccaaaaagtttttttgtaaAGTTATCAGTATGCACACTTGTAAGATGCACCTGGATCTTATTTctgtaataataaaaatctgcattatttgttttcctgTCTGATTTTAGAAATACATGTTATCTATTGCatagctgccaagtagtactgattttcagtatttagtactgaaaaatgagaagaatactgatggtttcatgcaaaatactgatttctaaagttcaGTTTTATGTTTTGTCCTATTGcatatctttgaaaatactgatttcctcaccaaatactgatttttagcttttaaaatactgaaatgtacttgttcaggttggcagctctgctattGAGTTTTATGTAACCTTTTCAGTGTAAGGTACTATGATGTACAGATGTGAATCATGtttcttaaatattttcatcattattgatgcaattttcagaataaaaagagccccccccccaaaaaaaataaatgaataaaaatagtaattaaaaaaagatgtatATGATTCCctcacattttcatttataggttttcattttaagaaatgttttgtttcatattCCATGGACTGTCACTGATGGTTTCTCTTCTTAGCTTAGAGTCACATTTAAACCATCTgcttattttacaaataatatccatttgaaagaaaaaaaggcaaaaCCAAAGGCAATTCGTAATTTCTTCATTTATAAGAGATTAGTGTGCTgtgtgaaaatcaaaataaatggcTGTAATGACGTATTGTAAACTCATACTTGCAAGATAAAATATGTCCATATATAGTGCAGTTATTATGTGCATAttctcaactgcgctttgatacttggtatcatattaatgaaataaatgaaaagaaatgccTATTCAGAGCAATATCCATTTTTTAGAGATAATCTGAATCATGATTCTTCAGTGATTAATTGAAATTgactattgattttttttatacacaggCATGTATGACCAAGTCACAAGGAAAATGGCTGAAGTGATTGGTGGTGTAGTCATATCAGTAGAGTAAGTTTATCTCTAGATCTGTTTTATTTGACTGATATTGCCCTTTAACCCTGGTCAATGCACATTGAACTCAACAAttgaattaaaggggaatgaaaccatTGAATAAATTGGCAGATCTATATAAGACAAATCAATTGATCTTtgagaaatattgaattaataaTATGAATATTGTGAGCATTTTTGGTGTTGAAATCACTAATGTTAAATGGACATcttcacattggcaatgcaaccaAGAAGTTTGTGTCACATTTATTGCTTGTATAATTtgtcatatattttcaatgtaGAAAGGGTAGAGTTGTAcatgtgtgacatcacaaatcttgGTTGCTTTGCCAATGGGACAATGTTTACATCTcaaactttgatattttttctttgattttctcacaAGCTAACttttcccaattattttattcttctttaaaCATAAGTAACAGTAGTTCCAGCAAACAACATTTGACCTCAGcagaagaaataaccagttgtctcacgatgtagcAAACGTAGCAAACGCAAGATCCCTTGCTCGACCTGCGACAAAGTCTACATCGGTGAGACTGGTAGACCTGTGGGGGAACGCATGAAGGAACATCGCCGTGATGTTCGGCTTAGGCGCACCGATAGCTCTGCTGTtgcagaacatgcttgggacTCCGATCATCCACCTAACTGGGATGAGGTCAGCTGCATCGCTAATGATAAGCATTGGTATACGCGGCGCATTAAGGAAGCGATCCAGATCCGTTTGCACCCGAGCAATATCAACAGGGACAGCGGCATTGAGATCCCTGATGAATGGTTACCTACCATCCGACGGCATACTGCATCCACGGTTCACAGCGCGCGGCGCCCGCACCAGCGGGTGCCTGACACCAGCGCGGACGCTGATTGGCCGGCTGCATCGGCCAATCACAGCGCGCGGTGCACGCCCGAGCGGGCACCAAGCACCAGCGCGGACCCTGATTGGCCAGCGGCTCCGGCCAATCACAGCGCGGCTCACGCCCGAGTGGAGCCAGACAATAGCTCCCGACGCTATATAACCCGTGCGCAGCAGCGTCTTtgctcattgcctgacgaagtctagcagcttgcagacGAAACGTCGCTGTCCTACTACGTTTgctacatcgtgagacaactggttatttcttctactcaatccttcaccacgatgaacctcttccacatcaaCATTTGACCTCaccaaaaacaattttcatatgAAGACCTGTTAATTGTTAAATTTCACAGATTTGCATTTACATGTTCACAGTAGGTGTAACTCTTGGAAATCTAGTAGAAAATCATCCCTCTGAGGGtttattgaaaaacaaagataagCACATTGGTGatagtgtatacatgtatctattgcTTGAAAATACGCATTTCTCTGGAATACCATGCTAATGTTGTCCATTTTTCATTTACCAGAATCATTGAGTTGAGTACAATGCACTATACAGTATATACTTTGAtggtcattttattgttttctggtTTACTTAAACTCATTTGAGATTTTCACCACAGCAACTGGCAGCAATTGCCCTCGCTAGTTATCAAGCACTAATTACAGCGTATGAGTAAAGTAGTTGTTCAATGTGACTTTTCATTTGATCTAGCATTAGAAGTACACAAGGGTGACGTGGCATTTTGCCCCCATTATCATCACAGCCAATACCACCGCTAGAAATCCCTGAATATAAGGGTTTGAGGCAACCTTCTTTTGTAGATTCACCCGGAGTTTGGCCACAAACAATATTCCAgaatgtttacaaaaaaaaacatagtccctgaaatcttttttttttttttttttttttttttttttttttttttttttttttttttgcaataccGTGGTGAGTGCGCCTTACAGCTGTCCTCCTACTGCTCTTGCAACTTTCACTTGATTTTTCTTGTTCAGCTGGAATTTAGTTATAAGATTGTTACCAGTTTGACTGTACAAGTTTTCTGGCTCAACAGGACAATTTGGGAGTTTTATTGTCCTTGGTTGGATTTGATATTCTGGtttcaatttttcaagttttggGCTGTACTATACCCATAGCACTGGCTTGGAGCCATACCTTCACTTCACTACAGTCTATTGTGGTTCACCAAGGGGACATTGAACACAATGAAAGATCTCAGCATTTGCCTCTTCCTTTCACTGGTTCTTTTGTGTTTGTCCAACACCTTGAATGAGGATCTTGTTTCTTCATCTATTCATACCTGGTCTGTGAATAGGAGTCATTACTACCACCATTGTCATCACTATACAGGGAAGAGGATTTTATACTACAGCAATTCAACCTGCACATTTCGCACTGAGTTGACAAAAGCTGGTGATGTACATCCCAATCCTGGCCCTGGTGAAAATGCTGAGGATAATGGAGTTTCTTCTTCATCGTCTACACGGAGCGTTATATATAACACCACCCGTAGAGTTGTGTATAGTAGAGCTGAACTGTTGAATCTACGCTGCATGCATCGAATTGACCCATGTACTTGGAAAGCAATCAATACACTTGGCATCTTGAATAGACGTCCTAGACACAGGGGCTGCAAAGGAGGCAGACGCATACGAAGGCATGCTGAAACCTGTAACAAGGCTTCCAATTCCTCCCAAGATCATTCTGTTCCATCTCTGGGCTCTGGACAATGTCATATGGTGCTTTGGAATGCGAGATCTCTCAAGAAGAAAATGCACATGGTGACTGACTTAGTAATGTCACAACATGTGGATATCCTGGCACTTACTGAAACATGGCTGACAGGTGATGAACGTGACGGCCGGGTCTTGTCTGATTTCTCCAGTGACCTCCCATCTCACCAGTTCATTAGCTCACCAAGAATAAAGAGATCGGGTGGTGGTGTCGGTGTATGCCTTCATCGAAATTTCACCATTCTTGGAAAAGATTTTGGCACTCTAGAATCGTTTGAATATCTCAATGTTCTCATTTCAGCTGAACATCAAAAGCCTCTTCGCCTGGTCGTAATCTACAGACCACAGAGAACTAAAGATCGACGATCAACATCTTCCATCTTTCTTGATGAATTTGCTACATTTCTTGAAGGACTGGCTTCTGAACCCAACCATCTTGTGATTTGCGGTGACtttaattttcatgtcaacGATGATAGAGATCGAGAGGCAGTTTTGTTTCTTGACCTGATTTCATCTGCCAACTTGAACCAGCACATTGACTTTCCTACCCATCAGAAGGGTCATACTTTGGACTTGATACTTACAAGAGCATCTGATGATGTAATTTCTAATGTCTCATCATCAAACTTTCTTCCTTCTGACCATTCATCTGTCTGCTGCCAACTTAACATCAAGAAGCCggattcaataaaaattgagaTCAGTTTTCGCAAACTGAGAGACATTGATATCCAAGCTTTCCGTGAGGACATCCTAGAATCTGAACTTTACAGATCACCTGCTTATGACCTTGAACAGCAGGTTGTTCAGTATAACAGGGTACTACAAGCTATACTCGATAAGCATGCCCCTCTGATTACTAGATGTGTAACTGCTAGGCCTCACTCACGTTGGTTCACTGACGGTCTTCGGAAAAGTAAGCAGAGGGTTAGACAACTAGAGAGAAGATATCGTCACTCCAAAGCAGAAATCGACCGCCAGATCCTGAAGGATGAATGTCGTCTTTATAGCAACCAACTTGCCAAGGCTAAAACAGAGTATTACTCTGAACAACTTGACGACTGTGATGCTCATCAGCTTTTTCAAAGAGTTGATCGTTTGTCTTCTACATCAGCAAGGAACATCCTACCATCAGATGATGACCCTCATCGATCTCTTGCTGAtcgtttttcaaatttcttcaGTGCGAAGATTGATGTCCTTGTCAGGTCCCTTGAGAGTCTACCATCAAGCAATCTCGACCACGTCAATTTTCGAAGCACCCATCATCGATTTAATGCTTTTTCTCCTGTAACACAGGGCCAAGTTAACAGAGCTATCAAAGAATCTCGTTCAACTTCCACCCGACTTGACCCAATACCCACTTGGCTACTTAAGAACTGCATTAATGAGTTAACTCCTGTTATAACAGCTATTGTGAATGCTTCCCTCATCAATGGTCATTTTCCTGATTCACTAAAGCATGCTCATGTAACTCCACTCTTGAAGTCCACAAAACTGAGTTCTGATGATCTAAAGAGCTACAGACCTGTCTCCAATCTTCAGTTCCTGGGAAAGACTGTAGAGAGACTTGTGTTAAAACAGCTCCAGGAGTATTTGTCTGAGCATAATCTATATTCTGAGAAGCAGTCAGGATACCGACCGCATCATAGTTGTGAAACTGCCTTGCTTAGAGTTTCGAACGATATCCTTCTTTCCCTCGATAAAGGCAATGAAGCGATTCTGATGCTGTTGGATTACTCTGCAGCCTTTGACACGGTGAGTCATGATGCCCTTCTAAGTCGTTTACATGAAAGATTTGGACTTGACAACTCAGCCCTAGAATGGTTTCGTTCTTACCTCGCTAATAGAACCCAGTCTGTTTTTGTGAATGGCTCTGAATCGATTGTCAGCTCTTCTAACTTCGGAGTACCTCAAGGGTCCGTCATCGGTCCGATTGCATTTACACTCTTCTCATCTCCATTAGAGGATGTCATCAAACACCATGGAATATCATGTATGACTTATGCAGATGATACTCAAATTTATCTAGTGTTGAAGAAGGAGAACCATGCTGTGGCGCTACAAAGACTCAGTGCATGTTTTACAGACATTAAGAATTGGTCCATACAGAATGGATTAAAGTTAAATGAACGTAAAACAGAATGTTTACACTTTGTGAGCAGGCATAGGACTTGTAGTCCGATTggcaatatttcttttgatggTACTGATATAAAATGCTCTGCGGCTGCTAGAAACCTAGGGGTCATGTTTGATAATAATATGTCTCTAAAGACCCATGTGAACAACGTATGCAGATCTGCCTCGTTTGCATTGCATAAAATTGGTAGCATCCGTCAATTTCTTACAAAAAAGACCACCCAGAGGCTTGTTCAGGCACTAGTCATGTCTCGCATTGACTTTTGCAACAGTCTTCTGTATGGTCTACCTGATTCACAGATTAACAAACTGCAGAGAATACAAAATTCAGCAGCTAGGCTTATTGCTAAACGTCGTTCACGTGAGTCTGTCACTCCACTGCTAAGGGAGCTTCATATGCTAAGGGTTCGTGAACGAATTGATTTTAAGATCCTCTTGCTTACTTTCCAATGTTTGATAAAATCAGCTCCAGTCTATCTTCAACAATTAATATCAGAATACTCGCCCTCCCGCAACTTGCgctcatgcaaaaaatcactcTTAGCAGTTCCTGCCATCAACACCCAGTCTTATGGTTCCCGATCTTTTTGTTCAGCATCCCCTCAACTTTGGAACAACCTACCTCAAAGCATAAAACAAGCAGACTCGACTGACAAATTCAAATCTATGTTAAAAACTCACCTTTTTGTTAAATAGATCGTCCTTAGCATATGCCGCTTCAACTGTCTACTTTCAACTGTCAACATGtataatttaattttagctgaaatttcttgtcttcctatttattttccttaagcgcttagagacattctttgtgataagcgctatataaatgttgtcaattattattattcttgaaAATGTATTCACCGTATTCACCTGAATCAGCTCTTACTTATTGAAATACTCAATATCCCAACGGGCCTTGTTTTACAGTACATATGCATTTATGCatcagaaatttatttcatacacTTTACTTAGAGTTTAATCATCCCCCCAAAAATCATCTATGTAGGGAAAGTAATATATTTAGGGACTTTATCTATTCTTTATTGTAACTTATTCTGTAGTCTGTGATAGATCAATATTTCCTATATCTTTCAGGTTTGAAATAAGTGAATTTAGGCCTCTCTGTTaaagttgtttttattatattgaatgttttttttattccttcatatattgataaatcattttaaatattcTTGTTCAGTTATCGCCTTGCCCCTGAGCATCCGTTCCCCGCTGGGTTTGATGATTGCATGACGGCCACCAAGCACTTCTTCAAGCATTGTAAGGAGTTTGGGGTGGACCCAACACGAGTTGCTATATGTGGGGACAGTGCTGGAGGAAACCTGGCTGCTGGTGTGGTCCAGGAGCTGTGTTATAAGACTAACCCTGCACAAGGAATATGCAGACCAAAGCTTCAGGTACGGATTACTGAGGGTTGGattctttgaataaaaatgttagCATTTTATTTGCTCATGTTAGATTAATTTGAGAATGAGTTCATTGGAACAATGCCCCCTGGAAAAGAAAAGTTGACTCTTCCACATCAACAGAAAAGCTCAATAGAATTTCTTTAAATCAGTaagggaaggcggggtaagttgagccatcacccccaggccaataatgaatgacttagacattgtggtggtgacATTaaattgatgacccattgcataacctCTAACCCCATCACATTGTTATAACAACATTGTAACAGAAAGTAGTTtttcaaagagaaaaataaaaatttcagccaaaaaagtatgAAAGTATCAAATAGATAGGTGCTTTTTACCCCATGGTGAAACATATATACAAGTTGAAGTAATAGTTTTGATCCGTGATGAATTTGAATTCATCCTCTTCATAATAACTACCCATCAGTCAGGGGGGTGGTTTTCAATCTACGCAAATCTGCAAGCTTTTAATGTTGGAATGAATGGGGGATTTTGGGGTATTCTCATCTCTtatcaggggcccgtaacacaaagctatGCAATGATCGtggaacatttttctacgatcgattgcattgactacaatgtacaatcaatcgtgaaaatcaagtgtacgatcaatcgctaacctttttGTTGCGGACCCCAGGTGCTTTTATTTTTCAGGGCTCTTTTAAGCATTTCAAGATGAAGTTACATTGAGCCAAAGTGTagtttttctttgcttcctGTAATTTGTCATGAGTCTTTGGAAGATATCAAGAACTActgtcaatttgtttttttttgtagatccTTTTGTACCCACTTCTTCAGATGCTGGATCTTAAGACGCCTTCATATCAGAGACACGATGCAGTCTTCGGGGTCTCTGGTGGGTTCTTACCGACATCCTCCCTGGGCTGGATGACACCCCGCTACCTGACAGGCAAGAAAGACGGCAGCCTTACCGCGGCTCTCATGAAGGGCGCCCTCCACAGCTTTGCCGCTCGGGAGAATGATACCCTGAAGGACATGCTGAGTCACGACTCGGTCCCAGCCAAGCTCAAATGCGAAGCGTATGCAACGCCATCGATGACTGACGTTGATCCATCCATCAAGGCGGTTTGGGACGGGTTCAAACCATTTGTCCTGGACACCAGGGTCATGCCTCTGTACAAGGAAGACCTGAGTAGACTCCCACCAGCCTACATCATCACTTGTGACTTTGATGTACTGAGAGATGATGGGGTCATGTATGCGGAGAGGCTCAAACAGGCTGGGGTGAAGGCTGTGCTAGACAACTGCTGTGGAGCGCTTCATGGGTTGCTGTTCTTCCCTCAGTTCAAGTGGGGTTTGATCGCAAGAAAGAAGTTGTATGCCCATCTCAGTGATGTACTATGATGGTATTATGTGCACTTGTTAAGTTTCTActtagatagatggatagatagatagataaatgtattttattaaaaacatcatgTCTCGCAGTACAAACtgaaatgaacatgaattacaAATAAGAAGAATTACAAGACAGTAAAAAATATACAGTATTAACATAGGAAATTAAATCAATGGGTCACTCTCACAGTGCACTTAATTTCAG contains:
- the LOC121429730 gene encoding arylacetamide deacetylase-like, translating into MAVLAVCIGLVGLLALAGILLVVFIMFKLPKLPPEIDSRRKTQIFLIQSGLFALFVKMKGKLNGKNFLVNARESANTWLKPKPSIVTGSTVKSSVRDFSGVAVRFYEPIVKERNDLPGLVFIHGGGFMFGSAGMYDQVTRKMAEVIGGVVISVDYRLAPEHPFPAGFDDCMTATKHFFKHCKEFGVDPTRVAICGDSAGGNLAAGVVQELCYKTNPAQGICRPKLQILLYPLLQMLDLKTPSYQRHDAVFGVSGGFLPTSSLGWMTPRYLTGKKDGSLTAALMKGALHSFAARENDTLKDMLSHDSVPAKLKCEAYATPSMTDVDPSIKAVWDGFKPFVLDTRVMPLYKEDLSRLPPAYIITCDFDVLRDDGVMYAERLKQAGVKAVLDNCCGALHGLLFFPQFKWGLIARKKLYAHLSDVL